In the genome of Cellvibrio sp. KY-YJ-3, one region contains:
- a CDS encoding Rho-binding antiterminator translates to MISCNQHDSIEIVCMYHYPVRLAMKSGAVIQGIAQDTQRNDNRDECIKITADGQEHLIVLSELMQLDVCVENPHVNSVVF, encoded by the coding sequence ATGATCAGCTGCAACCAACACGATTCCATAGAGATTGTTTGCATGTATCACTACCCGGTGCGCTTAGCCATGAAATCGGGCGCAGTTATTCAGGGTATAGCGCAAGACACGCAGCGCAATGACAATCGCGATGAGTGTATAAAAATTACCGCCGACGGCCAGGAACACCTGATAGTGCTAAGCGAATTAATGCAGCTGGATGTGTGCGTAGAAAACCCGCATGTGAATAGCGTTGTTTTTTAA
- a CDS encoding lytic murein transglycosylase, producing the protein MMNTLRHFLTIACCSSLLSCAQAPAPAEQSAVTPAAAINNTPTTGRQALQPAAPKPVAATMGAADFSACINHFSSLAKTQGISANTINNSLAKANLNQRVLELDKQQPEFTTTFADYFNRRVTEQRVAQGRSLWVEHRALLERVEQEYGVPAPYLLAFWGLETNYGSFFGNINVVDSLATLACDTRRSEFFTIELMNALRILDEGAIAPAQMVGSWAGAMGHVQFMPSAFLKHAVDYDGDNKRDLWKSKADAMASGANFLRNLGWQPKARWGREVKLPKDFPFLEAGLKNTKSLSEWRQLGVTRADNSPLPADEMQAALLVPAGHQGPAFLVYDNFNVIMRWNRSEFYAIAVGQLADQIAGGGKLLQSPPENAPRLHRDQVIALQTQLNTKGIDAGTPDGIFGPGTRRALSEFQQQQGMIADGFPNREVLKLLGIMVK; encoded by the coding sequence ATGATGAATACCTTGCGTCACTTTTTAACCATCGCGTGCTGTAGCAGTTTACTTTCCTGTGCGCAGGCGCCCGCTCCCGCTGAGCAATCCGCTGTAACGCCCGCAGCGGCAATTAACAACACCCCCACCACCGGCAGACAAGCGCTACAACCAGCAGCCCCCAAACCCGTAGCCGCGACAATGGGCGCCGCGGATTTTTCTGCCTGTATTAATCACTTTTCCAGCCTTGCCAAAACCCAGGGCATTTCTGCCAATACCATCAACAACAGTTTGGCCAAAGCAAACTTAAACCAACGCGTATTGGAATTGGATAAACAGCAACCGGAATTTACGACCACTTTTGCTGATTATTTTAATCGCCGTGTTACTGAGCAACGGGTAGCGCAAGGGCGCAGCTTGTGGGTTGAGCACCGCGCATTGCTTGAACGTGTTGAGCAAGAATACGGTGTGCCCGCGCCCTACTTGTTGGCATTTTGGGGGCTAGAAACTAATTACGGCAGTTTTTTTGGCAACATCAATGTGGTGGATTCACTCGCGACCCTGGCATGTGATACGCGCCGTAGTGAATTTTTTACCATCGAATTAATGAATGCGCTGCGCATATTGGATGAAGGTGCAATTGCGCCCGCGCAGATGGTCGGTTCGTGGGCGGGTGCTATGGGCCACGTGCAATTTATGCCCTCGGCATTTTTAAAACACGCCGTGGATTACGATGGTGATAACAAGCGCGATTTGTGGAAAAGCAAAGCGGATGCTATGGCATCCGGTGCAAACTTTTTGCGTAATCTCGGTTGGCAACCCAAGGCACGCTGGGGGCGCGAAGTTAAATTGCCAAAAGATTTTCCGTTTCTGGAAGCAGGTTTAAAAAATACCAAATCACTCAGTGAATGGCGCCAGCTGGGCGTAACTCGCGCTGACAATTCACCGCTACCTGCGGATGAGATGCAAGCCGCACTACTCGTTCCCGCTGGCCACCAAGGCCCGGCATTTTTGGTGTATGACAATTTTAACGTGATTATGCGCTGGAACCGCTCGGAGTTTTACGCCATTGCCGTTGGCCAATTGGCCGATCAAATTGCGGGTGGCGGAAAGCTGCTGCAATCGCCACCGGAAAATGCACCGCGTTTACATCGCGACCAGGTAATCGCACTGCAAACACAACTCAACACCAAAGGCATTGATGCAGGCACACCCGACGGTATTTTTGGCCCCGGCACTCGCCGCGCGCTGAGCGAATTCCAGCAGCAACAAGGCATGATCGCCGACGGTTTTCCAAACCGCGAAGTACTGAAATTGCTGGGAATAATGGTGAAATAA
- a CDS encoding alkaline phosphatase, with protein MNSLTRISLAALTLALAVKTPVLCAQPAGNKTAAEFNTPAYWYESGQAALHAAKQNTYVGTKAKNVILFVGDGMGISTVTAARILEGQMQQRDGESNRLAFEKFPYFALSVTASANQQTSDSAPTATALMTGIKANDGAIAVNQTLVRTESNAALVAAASVKSILQQAEEQGLATGIVTTARVTHATPATNYAHVPDREWEADVNLSKGATVKDIAQQLLEFSHGDGIEVVMGGGRKQFYAHTEADPEYAGRTGIRRDGRNLHKEWLAKHPRSAYVWNKKLLDEIDPKKTKHLLALFEPSHMRYEVDRAQDIAGEPSLAEMTTKTLQILQKNKKGFYLMVEAGRIDHAHHAGNAYRALTDAIALSDAVTAAQAAIDPRDTLIIVTADHSHTFTIAGYPERGNPILGKTRAGGELLTDTMGLPYTTLGYANGPGFTGGKTRREFNGKSESAIAATYKGTAKRPDLTDVDTTSPAYMQEATVPLASETHGGEDVGIYALGPNAHLFRGVQEQHIIYHIMADALGLNKQAK; from the coding sequence ATGAATAGCCTTACCCGTATTTCCCTTGCAGCATTAACCCTTGCTCTGGCTGTGAAAACCCCCGTGTTGTGCGCCCAACCGGCTGGCAATAAAACGGCGGCGGAATTTAATACCCCTGCGTATTGGTATGAGTCCGGTCAGGCTGCATTGCACGCGGCAAAACAAAATACTTATGTCGGCACAAAAGCCAAAAATGTCATTTTATTTGTAGGCGATGGCATGGGCATTTCCACCGTAACCGCCGCGCGAATTCTTGAGGGGCAAATGCAACAACGCGATGGCGAAAGTAATCGCCTCGCGTTTGAAAAATTTCCCTATTTTGCATTGAGTGTTACCGCAAGCGCGAATCAACAAACATCGGATTCCGCACCCACCGCCACCGCGTTAATGACGGGAATAAAAGCGAATGATGGCGCTATAGCGGTAAACCAAACTTTGGTGCGCACCGAAAGCAATGCCGCCCTGGTTGCGGCCGCGAGTGTAAAAAGTATTTTGCAGCAAGCGGAAGAGCAGGGCTTGGCGACGGGCATTGTCACCACCGCGCGCGTGACTCACGCAACGCCCGCCACCAATTATGCCCATGTGCCCGACCGCGAATGGGAGGCAGATGTAAATTTATCAAAAGGCGCAACCGTAAAAGATATTGCGCAACAATTGTTGGAGTTTTCTCATGGCGATGGAATAGAAGTGGTGATGGGCGGAGGGCGCAAACAATTTTATGCACACACCGAAGCCGACCCGGAATACGCCGGTCGCACTGGTATTCGTCGCGATGGGCGCAATTTACATAAAGAGTGGTTGGCAAAACATCCGCGCTCGGCCTATGTGTGGAATAAAAAATTATTGGATGAAATCGACCCGAAAAAAACCAAACATTTACTCGCCTTATTTGAACCTTCGCATATGCGCTACGAAGTAGATCGCGCGCAAGATATTGCCGGTGAACCCTCGCTCGCGGAGATGACCACCAAAACACTGCAGATATTGCAAAAAAATAAAAAAGGATTTTATTTAATGGTGGAAGCAGGGCGCATAGATCACGCGCACCACGCCGGTAATGCCTACCGCGCGCTAACCGATGCGATTGCATTGTCGGATGCGGTGACCGCCGCGCAGGCCGCAATAGATCCACGCGACACGTTAATTATCGTTACCGCCGATCACAGCCACACTTTCACCATCGCGGGTTACCCTGAGCGCGGTAATCCTATTTTAGGTAAAACGCGCGCAGGCGGTGAATTGTTAACCGACACCATGGGTTTGCCGTACACCACTCTCGGTTACGCCAATGGCCCCGGTTTTACCGGCGGAAAAACACGTCGCGAATTTAACGGCAAAAGTGAAAGCGCAATTGCTGCCACCTATAAAGGCACGGCTAAACGCCCTGACTTAACTGACGTGGACACCACCAGCCCGGCCTATATGCAAGAAGCTACCGTGCCGCTCGCCTCGGAAACTCATGGCGGTGAAGATGTCGGCATTTACGCACTGGGACCAAACGCACATTTATTTCGCGGTGTACAAGAGCAACACATTATTTATCACATCATGGCCGACGCACTCGGCCTGAATAAACAGGCTAAATAA
- a CDS encoding type 1 glutamine amidotransferase domain-containing protein, producing MSLKLFITAITLLFSSLAFSQTVASNMPAHAGNAKKVLIIASNLTDMGDPEKHEARNDLWEYAPPYHVFVSHGYDVDFASPLGGTVPFMRDPLGISSYTIKYEGFLSKANNSLTPKQVNPSEYSAVFIGGGYGNVFDVASNKDLLGIIAKIYESGGVIGSVGHGAGAFANAMLSSGQPLVKGKRIAGFPNSTEKEKDWAKQGRLLPFLVEERLKEKGAITVNKDNIPDKHDVIIDDRIVSTMFLPSAALVAKEMLILLEKNEKPNKSN from the coding sequence ATGTCGCTAAAATTATTTATTACAGCTATCACTCTTTTATTCTCCTCGTTAGCTTTTTCTCAAACTGTTGCATCCAACATGCCAGCGCATGCAGGCAATGCAAAAAAAGTTCTCATTATTGCTTCCAACTTGACAGATATGGGAGACCCGGAGAAGCACGAGGCCAGAAACGATCTGTGGGAGTACGCACCGCCATACCATGTATTTGTTTCGCATGGTTACGACGTGGACTTTGCTTCTCCGCTGGGTGGCACCGTGCCGTTCATGAGGGACCCGTTGGGGATTAGCAGCTATACCATCAAATATGAGGGCTTCTTGAGTAAAGCCAACAACTCTTTAACGCCTAAGCAGGTGAATCCGAGTGAGTATTCAGCAGTGTTCATCGGCGGGGGTTACGGGAATGTTTTTGATGTGGCGTCTAATAAAGATTTGCTCGGCATCATAGCGAAGATCTACGAGAGTGGCGGAGTCATTGGAAGCGTTGGCCATGGGGCTGGCGCCTTTGCGAACGCAATGCTTTCCAGTGGTCAGCCTCTTGTAAAGGGTAAACGCATTGCAGGTTTCCCCAACTCAACAGAAAAAGAAAAGGACTGGGCAAAACAAGGGAGGCTACTGCCTTTTCTAGTTGAAGAGAGACTTAAAGAAAAAGGCGCGATCACCGTAAACAAAGACAATATTCCCGACAAGCATGATGTAATTATTGATGATCGTATTGTCTCGACGATGTTCCTGCCATCTGCTGCATTAGTGGCAAAAGAAATGCTTATCTTGCTTGAGAAAAACGAAAAACCTAACAAATCAAACTAA
- a CDS encoding LLM class flavin-dependent oxidoreductase has product MSVEFSLLELASVRVNETPCDTFNHAVAYAKAADALGFKRFWLAEHHNMQGIASSATAVLIGHIAGNTQRLRVGSGGIMLPNHSPLIVAEQFGTLASLYGDRIDLGLGRAPGTDPVTSRALKRDDSAAENFAQEVQVIQQLLQPSQPQQRLRAVPGEGTQVPIWILGSSLYSAGLAAQLGLPYSFAGHFAPAYMRAALKRYRAEFRPSEHLQKPYFILGLPVVWSETEAQAMFNATTSFQRITALFRGEPLWLCPPVQPEELNWSAGEKHNVEEFLALAQVGDELQILDGLQQLRDELAIDEFMFTIDVYDRDLRIQTLETLARIKEHLR; this is encoded by the coding sequence ATGTCTGTTGAATTCTCTCTGCTTGAACTCGCCTCGGTGCGAGTCAATGAAACTCCTTGCGATACGTTTAATCACGCGGTGGCTTATGCCAAGGCGGCGGATGCGTTGGGGTTTAAACGGTTTTGGTTGGCGGAGCATCACAATATGCAGGGCATCGCCAGTTCGGCAACGGCGGTGTTGATTGGGCATATCGCGGGCAATACGCAGCGGCTGCGCGTGGGTTCCGGGGGAATTATGTTGCCCAACCATTCGCCGCTAATTGTGGCGGAACAATTTGGCACGCTTGCATCGCTGTATGGCGACCGTATCGATTTAGGTTTGGGGCGTGCACCGGGAACTGATCCTGTCACCAGTCGTGCATTAAAACGCGATGATTCGGCAGCAGAAAATTTTGCGCAAGAAGTGCAGGTGATTCAACAATTATTGCAACCGAGCCAGCCACAACAGCGTTTGCGTGCAGTACCCGGTGAAGGTACGCAGGTGCCTATCTGGATTTTGGGTTCGAGCCTTTACAGTGCCGGACTCGCGGCGCAATTAGGTTTACCTTATTCATTTGCGGGGCACTTTGCGCCAGCGTATATGCGCGCTGCACTCAAACGTTATCGCGCGGAATTTCGCCCCTCGGAACACTTGCAAAAACCCTATTTTATTTTGGGTTTGCCAGTGGTGTGGAGTGAGACAGAAGCGCAGGCGATGTTTAATGCAACTACCAGCTTTCAGCGTATTACTGCGTTGTTTCGCGGTGAACCTTTGTGGTTGTGCCCGCCGGTGCAGCCAGAGGAATTAAATTGGTCCGCGGGTGAAAAGCATAATGTGGAAGAATTTTTAGCGCTCGCCCAAGTTGGCGATGAATTACAAATTCTGGATGGTTTGCAACAATTACGCGATGAACTCGCGATTGATGAATTTATGTTTACGATTGATGTATACGACCGCGACTTGCGTATTCAAACATTGGAAACGCTGGCGCGTATTAAAGAGCACTTGCGTTAA